The sequence below is a genomic window from Terriglobia bacterium.
CCCTTACAATGGGCAAGCGCGAGGTTATCGCCGGCTTGGAGTATGGGATTGAAGGAATGCGGGTCGGCGGCGTAAGAAAGATTTCGGTAAGCCCGCATCTGGCCTATCGAGATACCGGCGTTGCCGACAAGATCCCCGGAAACGCGAAACTTACTAATCAGTGCATAAGTATGCGGACATAT
It includes:
- a CDS encoding FKBP-type peptidyl-prolyl cis-trans isomerase gives rise to the protein MGKREVIAGLEYGIEGMRVGGVRKISVSPHLAYRDTGVADKIPGNAKLTNQCISMRTYGIIGHGQKRCPQIGS